A single genomic interval of Geitlerinema sp. PCC 9228 harbors:
- a CDS encoding MoxR family ATPase, whose protein sequence is MREKVAQLVENLNQTIVGKTDAIRLVLVALFSGGHALLEDVPGVGKTLLAKSLARSIDGQFQRLQCTPDLLPADTTGTNIWNPRTGDFEFLSGPVFTNIFLADEINRATPRTQSALLEVMEERQVTVDGVSRPVPSPFFVIATQNPIEYQGTFPLPEAQMDRFTLSFSLGYPSETEELQMLQRLDTGVAIAQLQPCISTHEVEQLQQLCKQVKISPELQAYMRDLVVATRHHEDIALGASPRGTVALYRTTQALAYIEGDYYNPQTDTYYAIEDHVKWLAPFVLAHRTIPAAGQDATALIQQLLQTVPTPSAAKVKK, encoded by the coding sequence ATGAGAGAAAAAGTTGCCCAACTGGTTGAAAATTTAAACCAGACCATCGTCGGCAAAACCGATGCCATTCGCTTAGTTTTGGTCGCCCTGTTTTCCGGCGGCCATGCCCTCTTAGAAGACGTACCCGGCGTCGGGAAAACCTTGCTGGCCAAATCCCTGGCCCGTTCCATCGATGGCCAATTTCAACGCCTGCAATGTACCCCCGATTTGCTTCCTGCCGACACCACTGGCACCAATATTTGGAATCCCCGCACCGGCGACTTTGAATTCTTATCCGGTCCCGTTTTTACCAATATTTTTCTAGCCGATGAAATCAACCGCGCCACCCCCCGCACCCAATCGGCTTTGTTAGAGGTGATGGAAGAAAGACAAGTGACCGTAGACGGGGTTTCCCGACCGGTTCCCAGCCCTTTTTTTGTGATTGCCACGCAAAACCCCATTGAATATCAAGGCACCTTTCCCCTACCAGAAGCGCAAATGGACCGGTTTACCCTCTCCTTTAGTTTGGGATATCCTAGCGAAACCGAAGAACTGCAAATGCTGCAGCGGTTGGATACCGGCGTCGCGATCGCCCAGTTGCAACCTTGCATCTCCACCCACGAAGTAGAACAGCTGCAACAACTGTGCAAGCAAGTCAAAATCTCGCCAGAACTGCAAGCCTACATGCGGGATTTGGTGGTTGCCACCCGCCACCACGAAGACATTGCCCTCGGTGCCAGCCCCCGGGGAACCGTCGCTTTGTACCGCACCACCCAAGCCCTCGCCTACATCGAAGGGGACTACTACAACCCCCAAACCGACACCTACTACGCCATTGAAGACCATGTAAAATGGCTAGCTCCCTTTGTCCTGGCCCACCGCACCATTCCCGCTGCTGGTCAAGACGCCACTGCCCTCATCCAACAATTGCTGCAAACCGTTCCCACCCCCTCCGCCGCCAAAGTCAAAAAATAA